TCGTCGATGCCCGCGGACGCGGACGTCATCACGGCTTCGGTGCGCAGCGGATTGATCTCCGAAACGGCACCGACGAACGTGGTCTTACCCACGCCGAAGCCGCCCGCCACCACGATCTTCGCCGAGGTGGTGGCACGGCCCGTCCCGCCGTTAGAGCTTGCGAAGTCCACTGAGCACCCTTTCGAGCAGTGTCACATCCGGCGCGCCGCCGGCCTCTCCGTTGCCCGGCTGGTGGATGGCCACCATGCCGGCTTCCGCCAGGTCCGCCACAAGGATGCGGGCCACGCCGAGGGGCATGGACAGCAGTGCCGAGACCTCTGCCACCGACTTGACCTCACGGCACAGGTGGCAGATCCGCTGGTGCTCGGGGAGCAGGGTCCCCAGGTGTGCCGGGTCGGCCGTGGTGCTGACCAGGGCCTCTATCGCGAGCTGGTAGCGCGGCCGGGTCCGGCCGCCGGTCATGGCATACGGACGGACCAGCGGCTGGTCGCCTTCACCGTCGTACGACGCGTGGTGCAGTGCGCCGTACGGATCAGGTGAGGCGGGTGGCGGGGTCATGAATCCTCCGGGCGTGACAGCGGTGTGTCGGCTTGCCGTCTGAAGGGGCCGGTGGGGGGTCTGAGGCGGCCGGACGGGTGAGGGTTGTGGGTAGTACCTGGGGGGATTGTGCCTGGTGTCCGCTGCATGGCCGCCTAGTGGAGCAGACTGCCCTGGAGCTCGGCGCGGAGGTCGGGCGTGAGGACGGTGCCCGCACGGTCGACGAGGAGGGCCATCTCGTAACCGACCAGACCGATGTCGGCGTCCGGGTGGGCGAGAACGGCCAGCGAGGATCCGTCGGAGACGGACATCAGGAAAAGGAAGCCTCGTTCCATCTCCACGACCGTCTGGCTCACGGCGCCGCCCTCGAAGATCCGGGAGGCACCCGCGGTCAGCGACGTCAGACCGGAGGCGACGGCCGCCAGCTGGTCGGCGCGGTCGCGCGGGAAGCCTTCGGACATCGCCAGCAGCAGGCCGTCCGCGGAGACCACGACGGTGTGGGACACACCGGGGGTGTTGTCCACGAAGTTGGTGATCAGCCAGTTCAGATTCTGTGCGGCCTGACTCATGGGGCTCAACTAACGCTCCTGCTGGTGAGTGGGGCCGAGATGGAAACCGCCGGTCGACTGGCCGTTGTTGGCCTGCCGACCCTGCTGGATGCCCCGGCGGAGATTGGTCAGACGTCCGCGT
The Streptomyces sp. NBC_00234 DNA segment above includes these coding regions:
- a CDS encoding DUF742 domain-containing protein; its protein translation is MTPPPASPDPYGALHHASYDGEGDQPLVRPYAMTGGRTRPRYQLAIEALVSTTADPAHLGTLLPEHQRICHLCREVKSVAEVSALLSMPLGVARILVADLAEAGMVAIHQPGNGEAGGAPDVTLLERVLSGLRKL
- a CDS encoding roadblock/LC7 domain-containing protein, which codes for MSQAAQNLNWLITNFVDNTPGVSHTVVVSADGLLLAMSEGFPRDRADQLAAVASGLTSLTAGASRIFEGGAVSQTVVEMERGFLFLMSVSDGSSLAVLAHPDADIGLVGYEMALLVDRAGTVLTPDLRAELQGSLLH